One segment of Marvinbryantia formatexigens DSM 14469 DNA contains the following:
- a CDS encoding sugar O-acetyltransferase has translation MTNRERKEKGLVYCYDDPSLLGDQHIYQDKMVEYNRTLPTETEKRRQLLPLIFAEIGQDCTVETPLNANWGCRHVHLGNGVYLNSNVTFVDDEHIYIGDNCLIAPNVVFCTSGHPVLPVLREHHYVYNLPIHVGRNVWIGSGAQIMPGITIGDNSVIGAGSVVTGDIPANTVAYGVPCRVIRSIGKKDETYYYKDRKLDVWE, from the coding sequence ATGACAAACAGGGAACGGAAAGAAAAGGGACTTGTATACTGTTATGATGACCCGTCATTACTAGGCGACCAGCATATTTATCAGGACAAAATGGTGGAATACAACCGGACTTTGCCGACAGAGACAGAAAAGAGACGGCAGCTTCTGCCGCTGATTTTTGCGGAAATCGGGCAGGACTGCACAGTGGAAACCCCTTTAAACGCAAATTGGGGCTGCAGGCATGTTCATCTGGGAAACGGCGTTTATCTCAACTCCAATGTTACATTTGTGGATGATGAACATATTTACATCGGCGATAACTGCCTTATTGCCCCCAATGTTGTATTTTGTACTTCAGGTCATCCTGTTCTGCCGGTTCTTCGCGAGCATCACTATGTTTATAACCTTCCGATTCATGTAGGAAGGAATGTCTGGATCGGTTCCGGCGCCCAGATTATGCCCGGAATTACAATCGGGGATAATTCCGTAATCGGAGCCGGAAGTGTGGTGACTGGCGATATTCCTGCAAATACCGTCGCCTACGGAGTGCCCTGCCGCGTCATACGCAGCATCGGCAAAAAGGATGAAACATATTACTATAAGGACAGAAAGCTGGATGTATGGGAATAG
- a CDS encoding adenylate kinase gives MKIVMLGAPGAGKGTQAKRIAEKYEIPHVSTGDILRANVKGATELGKKAKEFMDQGLLVPDELVIDMLMDRIAQPDCTKGYILDGFPRTIPQAESLDAALEKQGDKLDYAIDVDVPDENIVKRMGGRRACLGCGATYHVVFNPTKEEGVCDVCGEKLILRDDDKPETVQKRLDVYHDQTQPLIDFYKNAGILKTVDGTMEMDRVFEEIVQILGA, from the coding sequence ATGAAAATTGTGATGTTGGGCGCACCGGGCGCAGGAAAGGGTACGCAGGCGAAGCGGATCGCAGAGAAATATGAGATACCGCACGTTTCCACCGGCGATATCCTGCGCGCAAACGTAAAAGGTGCAACAGAATTAGGAAAAAAGGCAAAGGAATTTATGGACCAGGGGCTGCTGGTGCCGGATGAGCTGGTAATCGACATGCTGATGGACCGCATCGCACAGCCGGATTGCACAAAGGGCTACATCCTCGATGGTTTCCCGCGCACGATTCCGCAGGCGGAGAGCCTTGACGCGGCGCTGGAAAAACAGGGAGATAAGCTGGACTATGCTATCGATGTGGATGTGCCGGACGAAAATATTGTAAAGCGCATGGGCGGAAGAAGAGCGTGCCTTGGCTGCGGCGCTACTTACCATGTGGTATTCAACCCGACGAAGGAAGAGGGCGTCTGCGACGTCTGCGGCGAAAAACTGATTCTGAGGGATGATGATAAGCCGGAGACCGTGCAGAAGCGTCTGGATGTATATCACGACCAGACACAGCCGCTGATTGATTTTTATAAGAACGCCGGTATTTTGAAAACAGTGGACGGTACTATGGAAATGGACCGTGTATTTGAAGAAATTGTGCAGATATTAGGAGCGTAA
- a CDS encoding valine--tRNA ligase, which produces MSKELAKTYDPKGLEERLYQKWMDNGYFHAKVNPDKKPFTIVMPPPNVTGQLHMGHALDNTMQDIIIRFKRMQGYEALWQPGTDHAAIATEVKVIEKLKEQGIDKDEIGREEFLKHAWAWKEEYGSRIINQLKKLGSSADWERERFTMDEGCSKAVEEVFVKLYEKGYIYKGSRIINWCPVCQTSISDAEVLHEDQEGHFWHINYPVVGEEGKYVEIATTRPETLLGDTAVAVNPEDERYTDLIGKMLELPLTGRQIPVIADAYVDKEFGTGCVKITPAHDPNDFEVGKRHNLEEICIMNDDATINELGGKYAGMDRYEARKAIVKDLDDLGLLVKVVPHMHAVGTHDRCKTTVEPMVKQQWFVRMDEMAKEAIRALEDGELTFVPERFDKTYLHWLENIRDWCISRQLWWGHRIPAYYCDECGEVVVRRGGAPEKCPKCGCTHFTQDEDTLDTWFSSALWPFSTLGWPDKTPELEYFYPTDVLVTGYDIIFFWVIRMVFSGLEQTGKAPFHHVLIHGLVRDSQGRKMSKSLGNGIDPLEVIDKYGADALRLTLMTGNAPGNDMRFYWERVEASRNFANKIWNASRFIMMNLEKAEIPEQMPKESLTQADKWILSKVNALAKDVTDNMEKFELGIAVQKVYDFIWEEFCDWYIEMVKPRLYSDTDTTKAAALWTLKAVLGNALKLLHPYMPFITEEIYCTLNPQEESIMIASWPEWTAEWDFAAEETAVEVIKEAVRAIRNVRSSMNVPPSRKAKVFVVSEKEEVRSIFEDGKVFFATLGYASEVVIQADKAGIGEDAVSAVIHEAVLYMPFAELVDIEKEIERLKKEEERLTKELARVNGMLGNEKFVSRAPEAKIAEEKAKLAKYTDMMNQVQERLAHLTK; this is translated from the coding sequence ATGAGCAAAGAGCTTGCAAAAACCTACGACCCGAAGGGGCTGGAGGAGAGACTGTATCAGAAGTGGATGGACAACGGCTACTTCCACGCAAAGGTAAACCCGGACAAGAAACCGTTCACCATCGTAATGCCGCCGCCCAACGTTACCGGGCAGCTTCACATGGGGCATGCCCTGGACAACACCATGCAGGATATCATCATCCGCTTTAAGCGGATGCAGGGCTATGAGGCGCTGTGGCAGCCGGGAACCGACCACGCGGCGATCGCAACCGAGGTAAAGGTAATCGAAAAGCTTAAAGAGCAGGGCATCGACAAGGACGAGATCGGGCGCGAAGAATTTTTAAAGCATGCCTGGGCGTGGAAGGAAGAGTACGGCTCCCGTATCATCAACCAGCTCAAAAAGCTTGGTTCCTCCGCAGACTGGGAGCGCGAGCGCTTTACGATGGACGAGGGCTGCTCGAAAGCCGTAGAAGAAGTTTTTGTCAAGCTGTACGAGAAGGGTTACATCTACAAGGGTTCCCGCATCATCAACTGGTGTCCGGTATGCCAGACCTCGATTTCCGATGCCGAAGTGCTGCATGAGGACCAGGAGGGACACTTCTGGCACATCAACTATCCGGTAGTGGGCGAGGAAGGAAAATATGTGGAAATCGCGACCACCCGTCCGGAAACGCTGCTGGGCGATACGGCGGTTGCTGTAAACCCGGAGGATGAGCGCTACACGGATCTGATAGGGAAAATGCTGGAGCTGCCGCTGACCGGCAGGCAGATTCCGGTGATTGCCGATGCCTATGTAGACAAGGAATTTGGAACCGGCTGCGTGAAGATTACGCCGGCGCATGACCCGAACGACTTTGAGGTGGGCAAACGCCACAATCTGGAAGAAATCTGCATCATGAACGACGACGCCACCATCAATGAGCTGGGCGGAAAGTATGCCGGCATGGACCGCTACGAGGCGCGCAAAGCCATTGTAAAAGACCTCGACGACCTGGGGCTTTTGGTGAAGGTAGTTCCGCATATGCACGCAGTCGGCACGCATGACCGCTGCAAGACGACGGTGGAGCCGATGGTAAAGCAGCAGTGGTTCGTGCGCATGGACGAAATGGCGAAAGAGGCAATCAGGGCGCTGGAGGACGGCGAGCTGACCTTTGTGCCGGAGCGTTTTGACAAGACGTACCTGCACTGGCTGGAAAATATCCGCGACTGGTGCATTTCCCGCCAGCTCTGGTGGGGACACCGCATCCCGGCGTACTACTGCGACGAGTGCGGGGAGGTTGTGGTGCGCAGAGGCGGCGCGCCGGAAAAATGCCCGAAATGCGGCTGCACACACTTTACGCAGGATGAGGATACGCTGGATACCTGGTTCTCCTCAGCGCTCTGGCCGTTTTCCACGCTGGGCTGGCCGGATAAAACGCCGGAGCTGGAATATTTCTATCCGACCGACGTGCTGGTGACCGGTTATGATATCATCTTCTTCTGGGTAATCCGCATGGTATTCTCCGGGCTTGAGCAGACCGGGAAAGCGCCGTTCCATCATGTGCTGATCCACGGTCTGGTGCGCGATTCCCAGGGGCGCAAGATGAGCAAATCCCTCGGAAACGGCATCGACCCGCTGGAGGTAATCGACAAATACGGCGCGGACGCACTCCGTCTGACGCTGATGACCGGCAATGCGCCCGGCAACGATATGCGCTTCTACTGGGAGCGCGTGGAGGCGAGCAGAAACTTCGCAAACAAAATCTGGAACGCTTCCCGTTTCATCATGATGAATCTGGAAAAAGCGGAAATTCCGGAGCAGATGCCCAAAGAGAGCCTGACGCAGGCGGATAAGTGGATTCTTTCCAAAGTAAACGCGCTGGCGAAGGACGTCACGGACAACATGGAAAAATTCGAGCTGGGCATCGCGGTGCAGAAGGTATACGACTTCATCTGGGAGGAATTCTGCGACTGGTATATCGAAATGGTGAAGCCGCGTCTGTACAGCGACACGGATACCACGAAGGCGGCGGCGCTGTGGACCCTGAAGGCGGTTCTCGGAAACGCGCTGAAGCTGCTGCATCCGTACATGCCGTTTATCACGGAGGAAATCTACTGCACCCTGAATCCGCAGGAGGAATCCATCATGATTGCTTCCTGGCCGGAGTGGACGGCAGAATGGGATTTTGCGGCGGAAGAGACGGCGGTAGAGGTAATCAAGGAGGCGGTGCGCGCCATCCGCAACGTGCGCAGCTCCATGAACGTTCCGCCCAGCAGAAAGGCAAAGGTATTCGTGGTTTCGGAAAAAGAAGAAGTGCGCAGCATTTTTGAAGACGGAAAAGTATTCTTTGCGACCCTCGGCTATGCGAGCGAGGTCGTTATCCAGGCGGATAAGGCGGGCATCGGCGAGGACGCCGTATCGGCAGTGATTCATGAGGCGGTGCTTTACATGCCGTTTGCCGAGCTGGTGGATATTGAGAAGGAAATAGAGCGTTTGAAAAAAGAAGAAGAGCGCCTGACGAAGGAGCTTGCGCGTGTAAACGGTATGCTCGGCAACGAGAAATTTGTAAGCCGGGCTCCGGAGGCAAAAATTGCCGAGGAAAAGGCGAAGCTTGCAAAATACACCGATATGATGAACCAGGTGCAGGAGCGCCTGGCACATCTGACAAAGTAA
- the map gene encoding type I methionyl aminopeptidase produces the protein MAVTIKSPKEIDLMREAGRRLEIVHNKLGEFVKPGISTKDIDRYGEELIRGLDCIPNFLNYNGYPASICVSVNDEVVHGIPNKKHIIKEGDIVSLDAGLIYKGFHSDAARTHAVGEVSPEAAKLIKVTEECFFKGIEFARAGNHLYEISGAIGAYAESFGYGVVRDLVGHGIGRALHEDPQIPNFAQKRRGLKLMAGMTLAIEPMINAGRYDVCWLDDDWTVVTEDGSLSAHYENTILITDGAPEILTLHAD, from the coding sequence ATGGCAGTAACAATTAAATCTCCAAAAGAAATAGACCTCATGAGAGAAGCAGGAAGACGTCTGGAGATTGTTCATAACAAGCTTGGTGAGTTTGTGAAACCGGGAATTTCCACAAAGGACATCGACCGCTATGGAGAAGAACTGATCAGAGGTCTTGACTGCATTCCAAACTTTCTGAATTATAACGGGTATCCGGCATCTATCTGTGTGTCCGTAAATGACGAGGTGGTACACGGAATCCCGAACAAAAAACATATTATAAAAGAAGGGGATATCGTAAGTCTGGACGCCGGTCTGATTTACAAGGGCTTTCATTCCGATGCCGCGCGCACACATGCCGTCGGCGAGGTCAGCCCGGAGGCGGCGAAGCTGATAAAGGTTACGGAAGAGTGCTTCTTCAAAGGCATTGAGTTTGCCAGAGCCGGCAATCATCTGTATGAGATTTCCGGGGCAATCGGTGCTTATGCGGAGAGCTTCGGCTACGGCGTTGTGCGTGACCTGGTCGGACATGGCATCGGCAGGGCGCTCCACGAGGACCCGCAGATTCCGAACTTTGCCCAGAAGCGGCGGGGACTGAAGCTTATGGCGGGTATGACGCTTGCCATCGAGCCGATGATCAATGCCGGACGCTACGATGTATGCTGGCTGGATGACGACTGGACCGTTGTCACCGAGGATGGCTCCCTGTCTGCCCATTATGAGAATACGATTCTGATTACAGACGGTGCGCCGGAGATTCTCACCCTGCATGCGGATTAA
- a CDS encoding PD-(D/E)XK nuclease family protein: MSLRLILGSSGSGKSHYIYSSIIEAAVQSPEKKFLVIVPEQFTMQTQRELVRLHPDGGLLNIDILSFQRLAHRIFEEVGADKRTVLEELGKTLLLRRAASRVQDELKVLKGNLKKMGYLQQMKSMISELTQYDIDSEKMERLLQQAEQKPSLFYKLKDIRLLYESFQEELEGKYITAEETLEALCQVARQSAILKGCVVAIDGFTGFTPVQNKLLRELFSLAEQVYVTVTIRAQEEFYRIRGEHELFYLSKKTIRSLAHTAQEAGCEILPPVVMEWKTLPRFTKSPELGFLEAYLFGGGKAQWTEPAEEPVRSANPHTAEETARSGEAEPECASSGCAISLHTAANPVQEAHFAARTIRALLRQGYRYQDIAVIVGDLPSYSSYIPQVFGEYKIAYFMDSTRTVFSNPLVEFLRAVLDMIQQDFTCASVFRYLRTGLCRIDAQKLDMLENYVLAAGVRGFSRWREPFTRAVDFLDEEQLALCEELRSLIMEPLLPLVSCMRQARTTAREKTEGLHTLLCHYNIQQQLADMEKQFRADGQAELEKEFAGIYAMVIGIFDKLAELLREEALTLQEYTELLEAGFEEARVRLIPPSADRVQVGDLERSRLTDIKVLIFLGLNDGWVPATGAGGGLLSDMERETLMESRVELAPTTRQNSYIQRFYLYLNLTKPRERLYLSCSKATADGSLLRPSYVMRTIGRLFPGLSVHDEDVCESFSSRVETPQNALAYLLEGFWSIRERQPSGEWLELYNWYRRKEDTKKQVQRLVEAAFLTFDESGIGRKAARELYGEVLVNSVSRLEKFASCAFAHFLQYGLRLQEREEYVFRPVDMGRVFHSAIELYSRKVEESGYDWFRIPEEVRDRFIEEAVNEVSAAYGQQILHDSARNEAMIGRMKRIMRRTVWALHRQIQSGHFYPANFEVSFSQAEELEAVNIALSPEEKMRLQGRIDRIDVCEKEEQVYVKVIDYKSGNTSFDLVALYYGLQLQLVVYLNAAMELEKKVHPEKEIVPAGIFYYHMQDPLVETDEELTPEEINKKLLRQLRPDGLVNEDPAVFGEMDVRLEKSSDVIPVSINKDGRPSKLSKTATGEQFAALSGFVHKKLQELGSAMMEGEISPVPYQRKQQTACDYCIYRPVCCLDGKIPGTHTKRLKEYSAEDIWKKLAET; encoded by the coding sequence ATGTCACTGCGTCTGATACTGGGAAGCTCCGGGAGCGGGAAATCCCATTACATTTACAGCAGCATTATTGAGGCTGCGGTGCAGTCGCCGGAAAAGAAATTTCTGGTAATCGTGCCGGAGCAGTTTACCATGCAGACGCAGCGCGAGCTGGTGCGCCTGCATCCGGACGGGGGCTTGCTGAATATTGATATTTTAAGCTTCCAGCGTCTTGCCCACCGCATTTTCGAGGAGGTGGGGGCGGATAAACGCACCGTGCTGGAGGAGCTGGGAAAAACGCTGCTTCTGCGGCGTGCCGCCTCCAGGGTGCAGGATGAACTAAAGGTTTTAAAGGGCAATCTGAAAAAAATGGGATATCTGCAGCAGATGAAATCCATGATTTCAGAGTTGACGCAGTATGATATCGATTCGGAAAAGATGGAGCGGCTTTTGCAGCAGGCGGAGCAAAAGCCGTCCCTCTTTTATAAGCTGAAAGATATCCGGCTTCTCTATGAAAGCTTCCAGGAGGAGCTGGAGGGAAAATATATTACGGCGGAGGAAACATTGGAGGCGCTCTGCCAGGTGGCGCGCCAGTCCGCCATTTTAAAGGGCTGCGTGGTGGCAATCGACGGGTTTACCGGTTTCACGCCTGTGCAGAATAAGCTGCTGCGCGAGCTTTTTTCCCTGGCGGAGCAGGTGTATGTGACCGTGACTATCCGCGCGCAGGAGGAATTCTACCGTATCCGCGGGGAGCACGAGCTGTTTTATCTGAGCAAAAAGACCATCCGTTCTCTGGCGCACACCGCGCAGGAGGCGGGCTGTGAGATTCTGCCGCCGGTGGTGATGGAGTGGAAAACGCTGCCGCGCTTTACAAAAAGCCCGGAGCTTGGCTTTCTGGAAGCGTACCTGTTCGGCGGCGGAAAAGCGCAGTGGACAGAACCGGCAGAAGAACCGGTCCGGAGCGCAAATCCGCATACGGCAGAGGAAACGGCCCGGAGCGGGGAGGCAGAACCGGAGTGCGCTTCTTCCGGCTGTGCAATTTCCCTGCACACGGCGGCGAACCCGGTGCAGGAGGCGCATTTTGCCGCCCGCACCATCCGCGCGCTTCTGCGGCAGGGCTACCGCTATCAGGATATCGCGGTCATCGTGGGAGATTTGCCCTCCTACAGCAGCTACATCCCGCAGGTGTTCGGAGAATACAAAATCGCATACTTTATGGACAGCACGCGGACAGTCTTTTCCAATCCGCTGGTCGAATTTCTGCGCGCTGTGCTGGACATGATACAGCAGGACTTTACCTGCGCGTCAGTATTCCGCTACCTGCGGACAGGGCTCTGCCGGATAGACGCACAGAAGCTCGATATGCTGGAAAATTACGTGCTGGCGGCGGGCGTGCGCGGATTTTCCCGGTGGCGGGAGCCGTTTACCAGAGCTGTGGATTTTCTGGACGAAGAGCAGCTTGCGCTCTGTGAGGAGCTGCGCAGCCTTATCATGGAGCCGCTGCTGCCGCTGGTGTCCTGTATGCGGCAGGCGCGGACAACGGCGCGGGAAAAAACAGAAGGCCTGCACACGCTTCTCTGTCATTACAATATCCAGCAGCAGCTCGCCGATATGGAAAAACAGTTCCGCGCAGACGGACAGGCGGAGCTGGAAAAGGAATTTGCCGGAATTTACGCGATGGTAATTGGCATTTTTGATAAGCTGGCAGAGCTTCTGAGGGAGGAGGCGCTGACGCTGCAGGAATACACAGAGCTTCTGGAGGCGGGCTTTGAGGAGGCGCGTGTGCGTCTCATCCCGCCGTCCGCCGACCGGGTGCAGGTGGGCGATCTGGAGCGTTCGCGTCTGACGGACATCAAGGTGCTGATTTTCCTTGGCTTAAACGACGGCTGGGTTCCGGCGACGGGCGCAGGCGGCGGACTGCTCTCCGATATGGAGCGGGAGACACTGATGGAGAGCCGGGTCGAGCTTGCCCCGACAACGCGTCAGAACAGCTATATCCAGCGGTTTTACCTGTATCTGAATCTGACAAAGCCCAGAGAGAGGCTGTACCTCTCCTGCAGCAAGGCGACGGCGGACGGCAGTCTTTTGCGCCCCTCCTATGTGATGCGCACCATCGGCAGGCTGTTTCCGGGGCTGTCCGTGCACGACGAGGACGTCTGCGAATCCTTCAGCAGCCGGGTGGAGACGCCGCAGAATGCGCTCGCTTATCTGCTGGAGGGCTTCTGGAGCATCCGGGAGCGGCAGCCCTCCGGCGAGTGGCTGGAGCTGTATAACTGGTACCGGCGCAAAGAGGATACAAAAAAGCAGGTGCAGCGGCTGGTGGAAGCAGCGTTCCTTACCTTCGACGAGAGCGGAATCGGACGGAAGGCGGCGCGCGAGCTGTACGGCGAGGTGCTGGTAAACAGCGTCAGCCGTCTGGAAAAATTCGCGTCCTGCGCGTTTGCACATTTCCTGCAGTATGGGCTTCGTCTGCAGGAGCGCGAGGAATATGTATTCCGCCCGGTGGACATGGGCAGAGTGTTTCACAGCGCCATCGAGCTGTACTCCCGCAAGGTGGAGGAGAGCGGCTACGACTGGTTCCGGATACCGGAGGAGGTGCGTGACCGCTTTATAGAAGAAGCCGTCAATGAGGTGTCCGCGGCATACGGACAGCAGATCCTGCACGACAGCGCCCGCAACGAGGCAATGATCGGGCGCATGAAGCGGATTATGCGCCGGACCGTGTGGGCGCTGCACCGCCAGATTCAGTCCGGACATTTTTATCCGGCAAACTTTGAAGTCTCTTTCTCACAGGCGGAGGAGCTGGAGGCGGTGAACATTGCGTTGTCTCCGGAGGAAAAGATGCGGCTGCAGGGGCGCATCGACCGCATAGACGTCTGCGAAAAAGAGGAGCAGGTCTATGTCAAGGTGATTGATTACAAATCGGGAAACACCTCCTTTGACCTGGTGGCGCTGTATTATGGGCTCCAGCTTCAGCTTGTGGTATACCTTAACGCCGCTATGGAGCTGGAGAAAAAAGTACATCCGGAAAAAGAGATTGTTCCCGCGGGTATTTTTTATTATCATATGCAGGACCCGCTGGTGGAGACGGACGAAGAGCTGACGCCGGAGGAAATCAATAAGAAGCTTTTGCGCCAGCTCCGCCCGGACGGTCTGGTAAATGAAGACCCGGCGGTATTCGGGGAAATGGATGTGCGGCTGGAAAAATCCTCCGACGTCAT
- the infA gene encoding translation initiation factor IF-1, which translates to MSKADVIEVEGTVLEKLPNAMFKVELENKHVVLAHISGKLRMNFIRILPGDKVTIELSPYDLSKGRIIWRDK; encoded by the coding sequence ATGTCGAAAGCAGATGTAATTGAAGTAGAAGGAACTGTATTGGAGAAGCTGCCGAACGCAATGTTTAAGGTAGAACTGGAAAATAAGCACGTTGTGCTTGCACATATCAGCGGAAAGCTGCGCATGAACTTCATCCGCATCCTTCCGGGAGATAAAGTAACGATTGAGCTCTCCCCGTACGATCTGTCCAAGGGACGCATCATCTGGAGAGACAAATAA
- a CDS encoding AAA family ATPase: MDMKIQAVLIDGFKNLSNVKISFDKITALVALNNFGKSNVLAAIDFGLAFMKAAIEDKADMMANANLIPINCCMFGRNYKFEMEILTELDNMEYRVLYGYEFAWKCRESAEPHIVSEYLRIRPENRGLKYTQLINREGQRALYKSSETGRCSSRINVELTELVINKLRAYDEIFYAEIIKKLNSMRFYMENNLDARSFYQPDPIIRKGLEDMAVDAESLPRVIYQLQEKNPDKFMLLKEVYKELFPDVEDIIVKQYKFEREGDDKLPADVPFMIANAIYVLFVKDKNLTHPINFAMMSDGAKRVFMILARVILANERNVSLIAIEEPENSVHPSLFQSYMQIISQLLDDCKVIITSHSPYVVSYLEPSWIHVGVNRKPGIAGFYSFKKSGQRLLQQDAAAFKMSTGDYLFSMLADEDSNWEEYLECDIHE; this comes from the coding sequence ATGGATATGAAAATACAGGCAGTTTTAATTGATGGGTTTAAGAACCTGTCAAATGTTAAAATTAGTTTTGATAAGATTACGGCGCTGGTGGCACTGAATAATTTTGGAAAATCGAATGTACTTGCAGCCATTGATTTTGGTCTGGCTTTTATGAAAGCCGCGATAGAGGACAAAGCGGACATGATGGCGAATGCGAATCTGATACCAATTAACTGCTGCATGTTTGGCAGAAATTATAAATTTGAAATGGAAATTCTGACAGAACTGGATAATATGGAATATCGTGTTTTGTACGGATATGAATTTGCATGGAAGTGCCGGGAAAGCGCGGAGCCTCATATTGTGTCTGAATATTTAAGAATAAGACCGGAAAACAGAGGATTAAAATATACGCAGCTTATCAACAGGGAAGGTCAGAGAGCATTATACAAAAGTTCGGAAACCGGCAGATGCTCTTCCAGAATCAATGTTGAATTAACAGAGCTTGTTATAAATAAACTGCGGGCTTACGACGAAATATTTTATGCTGAAATTATAAAGAAATTGAACAGCATGAGATTTTATATGGAGAATAATCTGGACGCAAGAAGCTTTTATCAGCCGGATCCGATTATCCGGAAAGGCCTGGAGGATATGGCGGTAGATGCAGAAAGTCTTCCGCGTGTAATATATCAGTTGCAGGAGAAAAATCCGGATAAATTTATGCTGCTAAAAGAAGTATATAAGGAGTTGTTCCCGGATGTTGAGGATATTATTGTAAAGCAGTATAAATTCGAACGCGAAGGCGATGATAAATTACCGGCGGATGTTCCATTTATGATAGCAAATGCGATATATGTTTTATTTGTCAAAGATAAAAATTTAACACATCCGATAAACTTTGCAATGATGTCAGATGGAGCAAAAAGAGTATTTATGATTCTGGCGAGGGTTATTCTGGCAAACGAAAGAAATGTTTCTCTGATTGCTATTGAAGAACCGGAAAATTCAGTGCATCCCAGTCTGTTTCAGTCTTATATGCAGATAATCAGCCAGCTGCTGGATGACTGCAAGGTAATCATTACCAGTCACTCCCCTTATGTTGTGAGCTATTTAGAACCTTCGTGGATACATGTAGGCGTAAACAGAAAACCGGGGATTGCCGGATTTTATTCATTTAAAAAATCCGGACAGCGGTTATTGCAGCAGGATGCCGCTGCATTTAAGATGAGCACAGGAGACTATCTGTTTTCAATGTTAGCTGATGAGGACAGCAACTGGGAAGAGTATCTGGAGTGTGATATACATGAGTAA
- a CDS encoding AraC family transcriptional regulator, whose translation MNSPLEVSADFSERLHYNLAGFPLYIKKDKLSRYGYEALCHWHPDLEFIYIIDGAMDYFINGNRIPIRQGQVIFVNSRRLHYGFSRQKEECTFIALVVHPSLFTNSFDKAWIFAEQKFGFANVDYILLDSHISWQKKMIEGIDRIYREINAASFNPLRLLAEAISICADAGEHIETMESSGKHNVTQMAFLNMTEYIQNNYREKLTLDKIAGAGAVCRSKSCQLFRQYVRMSPVAYLTKYRLSKSAELLRDTELSVSEIASLCGFQSPSYYINLFKKETGQTPLNYRKASEIKV comes from the coding sequence ATGAATTCACCTTTAGAGGTATCCGCCGATTTTTCAGAGCGTTTACATTACAATTTAGCCGGTTTTCCACTTTATATAAAGAAAGATAAGCTTTCCCGTTATGGCTACGAGGCGCTGTGCCACTGGCACCCGGATTTGGAATTTATCTACATCATTGATGGCGCAATGGACTATTTCATTAACGGGAACAGGATTCCTATCCGGCAGGGGCAGGTAATTTTTGTGAACAGCCGCAGACTGCATTATGGTTTTTCCAGGCAGAAAGAGGAATGTACATTTATTGCGCTTGTTGTGCATCCTTCCCTGTTTACGAATTCCTTTGATAAAGCGTGGATTTTCGCGGAACAGAAATTTGGTTTTGCAAATGTGGATTACATATTGCTGGATTCCCATATTTCCTGGCAAAAGAAGATGATAGAGGGGATTGACCGGATATACCGGGAGATAAACGCGGCTTCCTTCAATCCGCTCAGACTGCTGGCGGAAGCGATTTCTATATGTGCAGATGCAGGAGAGCATATTGAAACAATGGAAAGCAGTGGGAAACATAATGTTACACAAATGGCTTTTCTGAATATGACAGAATATATTCAGAACAATTACAGAGAAAAGCTTACCCTTGATAAAATAGCCGGTGCCGGCGCCGTCTGCCGGAGCAAAAGCTGCCAGTTATTCCGGCAGTATGTCCGGATGTCGCCGGTTGCGTATCTGACAAAATACCGGCTGTCGAAAAGCGCGGAACTGTTGCGGGATACGGAGCTTTCTGTTTCAGAGATTGCGTCGCTGTGCGGATTTCAGAGCCCAAGCTATTACATTAATCTTTTTAAGAAGGAAACGGGGCAGACACCGCTGAACTACCGGAAAGCGTCCGAGATAAAAGTATGA